In Quercus robur chromosome 10, dhQueRobu3.1, whole genome shotgun sequence, a genomic segment contains:
- the LOC126703143 gene encoding bidirectional sugar transporter SWEET12-like — translation MAPHQTLTFAFGLLGNVISFMVFLAPLPTFFQIYKKKSTAGFQSLPYVVALFSSMLWIYYALLKMDAKLLITINAVGCIIETIYLSVFVFYATKNARILTVKLLLLLNVLGFGLMLLLTLFLAKGSQRLQIIGWICLVFNLCVFAAPLCIMRQVIRTQSVEYMPFPLSFFLTLGAVMWFFYGLLLKDHYIALPNTVGFIFGIVQMSLYVFYKNAKKMKEPKLQQLSEHIIDVVKLGTIGCPELNPVAALKNVNGNDHANGDISEKEKAEEPNKRKDDQSAVNP, via the exons atGGCCCCTCACCAAACTTTGACTTTTGCTTTTGGGCTACTAG GCAACGTCATTTCATTTATGGTCTTCCTAGCTCCACT GCcaacattttttcaaatatacaagaagaaatctactgcaggATTTCAATCACTTCCATATGTGGTAGCACTCTTCAGTTCAATGCTGTGGATCTATTATGCATTGCTTAAGATGGATGCAAAGCTTCTCATCACCATAAACGCAGTTGGCTGCATAATCGAAACAATCTACCTCAGCGTCTTCGTATTTTATGCAACCAAGAATGCCAGG ATCCTGACTGTGAAGCTTCTCCTTCTGTTAAACGTTTTGGGGTTTGGCCTCATGCTTCTACTTACTCTCTTCCTGGCAAAAGGCTCCCAGCGTTTACAAATTATTGGATGGATTTGTTTGGTATTCAACCTATGTGTATTTGCTGCCCCACTTTGTATCATG AGACAAGTTATAAGAACCCAGAGCGTGGAGTACATGCCATTTCCTTTATCTTTCTTCCTGACCTTAGGTGCAGTGATGTGGTTCTTTTATGGCCTTCTTCTCAAGGACCATTACATTGCT CTTCCAAATACTGTGGGATTTATCTTCGGCATAGTTCAGATGAGCCTCTACGTATTTTACAAGAATGCCAAAAAGATGAAGGAGCCGAAGCTGCAACAATTATCCGAGCACATCATTGATGTAGTTAAGCTAGGCACAATTGGGTGTCCAGAACTGAATCCTGTAGCTGCACTTAAAAATGTTAATGGAAATGACCATGCAAATGGAGATATAAGTGAGAAGGAAAAAGCAGAAGAACCCAATAAACGCAAGGATGATCAGTCAGCTGTTAACCCTTAG